In Brachypodium distachyon strain Bd21 chromosome 2, Brachypodium_distachyon_v3.0, whole genome shotgun sequence, one genomic interval encodes:
- the LOC100828992 gene encoding uncharacterized protein LOC100828992, which translates to MEVEMQLDDDVFFAELSKRISLLITDDDEADFGSAQFPASLPVPGFSMAPHVPQGASMLAPPAYTLFHHAASYGAAAANNNNNSAAGDIGRAWQQQQQQQCGSKGTGVFIPRSTSGSAHSKRKGRNWSGGSKAAAHKARAAAAAQTEAAAVAAGTSAKRRA; encoded by the exons ATGGAGGTGGAGATGCAGCTGGACGACGACGTCTTCTTCGCGGAGCTCAGCAAGCGGATTTCGCTCCTCAtcaccgacgacgacgaggccgaTTTCGGCTCCGCGCAGTTCCCCGCCTCTCTGCCCGTTCCG GGTTTCTCCATGGCGCCCCATGTGCCGCAGGGGGCTTCGATGTTGGCGCCACCGGCCTACACGTTGTTCCACCACGCCGCCAGctacggcgccgccgccgccaacaacaacaacaatagcGCCGCCGGTGACATTGGCAGAGcgtggcagcagcaacaacaacaacagtgcGGCAGCAAGGGCACCGGCGTGTTCATCCCCCGGTCCACGTCCGGCTCGGCGCACTCTAAAAGGAAGGGCAGAAACTGGAGCGGCGGATCCAAGGCTGCCGCCCACaaggcgcgggcggcggcggcagcgcagaCGGAGGCCGCCGCTGTCGCAGCAGGCACGTCCGCAAAGAGACGTGCCTGA
- the LOC100829291 gene encoding uncharacterized protein LOC100829291 isoform X3: protein MSIEICHLSPPAIRTATACTALLPHACAALDPPRCSPVLLPCNFHRNLHLCAAVQREVEDLNLPPLSSMAGGGADTKPCAEARPYCRAATAAPDSKARRGAVAEYRGLAGRERRGSRSTGCSSSEFHRVELPRPSSFVQCNVQVLFGRSYCTQNSVSRLVKINSVSRLLKIEAQSGRGTGTGVISFSVSSTGSGVKAAGFVGSGAPGRGEAAAKRRRGGPAAQQAEQQAARAGSQSGGEALWSSKALAGREQASGEALWRIRGTTEQREATATIPDHESSGRPVGADGCARAAGGRRELGRREGSGRPAGRGQREAGGSSSRARPARRRRTVKISV from the exons ATGTCCATTGAAATCTGCCACCTTTCTCCTCCCGCGATTCGGACGGCCACCGCCTGCACCGCCCTTCTCCCCCATGCCTGTGCCGCCCTTGATCCCCCGCGCTGCTCACCCGTGCTGCTCCCCTGCAATTTCCATCGAAATCTCCACCTTTGTGCTGCAGTGCAACGTGAGGTGGAAGATTTAAATCTTCCACCCTTGTCCTccatggcgggcggcggcgcagatACGAAGCCATGCGCAGAAGCTCGGCCTTACTGCAGGGCTGCCACCGCAGCACCCGATTCGAAGGCTCGGCGTGGCGCAGTTGCAGAGTACAGAGGGCTCGCCGGTCGTGAGCGGCGCGGTTCCAGGTCCACCGGGTGTTCTTCTTCAGAGTTCCATCGGGTGGAGCTGCCCCGGCCTTCTTCCTTCGTCCAATG TAATGTTCAGGTCCTTTTTGGAAGAAGCTACTGTACTCAAAATTCAGTTAGCAGACTAGTCAAAATAAATTCAGTTAGCAGACTACTCAAAATTGAAGCACAATCTGGAAGAGGAACAGGAACAGGAGTAATATCATTCAGTGTCA GTTCAACAGGTTCAGGAGTAAAAGCAGCAGGTTTTGTAGGTTCCGGCGCACCAGGTCGAGGAGAAGCAGCGGCGAAgcggagaagaggagggccAGCGGCTCAGCAGGCGGAGCAGCAAGCCGCGCGCGCAGGCAGCCAgtccggcggcgaggcgctgtGGAGCAGCAAGGCGCTCGCAGGCAGAGAGCAGGCGAGCGGCGAGGCGTTGTGGAGGATCAGAGGCACAACGGAGCAGAGGGAGGCGACCGCCACGATCCCAGATCACGAGAGCAGCGGGAGGCCGGTGGGAGCGGATGGTTGCGCGAGGGCAGCGGGGGGCCGGCGCGAGCTCGGGCGGCGCGAGGGCAGCGGGAGGCCGGCCGGGCGTGGGCAGCGGGAGGCCGGCGGGAGCTCCAGCCGTGCGAGGCCAGCGCGACGGCGACGGACAGTCAAGATTTCAGTTTGA
- the LOC100829291 gene encoding uncharacterized protein LOC100829291 isoform X2, which yields MSIEICHLSPPAIRTATACTALLPHACAALDPPRCSPVLLPCNFHRNLHLCAAVQREVEDLNLPPLSSMAGGGADTKPCAEARPYCRAATAAPDSKARRGAVAEYRGLAGRERRGSRSTGCSSSEFHRVELPRPSSFVQCNVQVLFGRSYCTQNSVSRLVKINSVSRLLKIEAQSGRGTGTGVISFSVTGSTGSGVKAAGFVGSGAPGRGEAAAKRRRGGPAAQQAEQQAARAGSQSGGEALWSSKALAGREQASGEALWRIRGTTEQREATATIPDHESSGRPVGADGCARAAGGRRELGRREGSGRPAGRGQREAGGSSSRARPARRRRTVKISV from the exons ATGTCCATTGAAATCTGCCACCTTTCTCCTCCCGCGATTCGGACGGCCACCGCCTGCACCGCCCTTCTCCCCCATGCCTGTGCCGCCCTTGATCCCCCGCGCTGCTCACCCGTGCTGCTCCCCTGCAATTTCCATCGAAATCTCCACCTTTGTGCTGCAGTGCAACGTGAGGTGGAAGATTTAAATCTTCCACCCTTGTCCTccatggcgggcggcggcgcagatACGAAGCCATGCGCAGAAGCTCGGCCTTACTGCAGGGCTGCCACCGCAGCACCCGATTCGAAGGCTCGGCGTGGCGCAGTTGCAGAGTACAGAGGGCTCGCCGGTCGTGAGCGGCGCGGTTCCAGGTCCACCGGGTGTTCTTCTTCAGAGTTCCATCGGGTGGAGCTGCCCCGGCCTTCTTCCTTCGTCCAATG TAATGTTCAGGTCCTTTTTGGAAGAAGCTACTGTACTCAAAATTCAGTTAGCAGACTAGTCAAAATAAATTCAGTTAGCAGACTACTCAAAATTGAAGCACAATCTGGAAGAGGAACAGGAACAGGAGTAATATCATTCAGTGTCA CAGGTTCAACAGGTTCAGGAGTAAAAGCAGCAGGTTTTGTAGGTTCCGGCGCACCAGGTCGAGGAGAAGCAGCGGCGAAgcggagaagaggagggccAGCGGCTCAGCAGGCGGAGCAGCAAGCCGCGCGCGCAGGCAGCCAgtccggcggcgaggcgctgtGGAGCAGCAAGGCGCTCGCAGGCAGAGAGCAGGCGAGCGGCGAGGCGTTGTGGAGGATCAGAGGCACAACGGAGCAGAGGGAGGCGACCGCCACGATCCCAGATCACGAGAGCAGCGGGAGGCCGGTGGGAGCGGATGGTTGCGCGAGGGCAGCGGGGGGCCGGCGCGAGCTCGGGCGGCGCGAGGGCAGCGGGAGGCCGGCCGGGCGTGGGCAGCGGGAGGCCGGCGGGAGCTCCAGCCGTGCGAGGCCAGCGCGACGGCGACGGACAGTCAAGATTTCAGTTTGA
- the LOC100829291 gene encoding probable E3 ubiquitin-protein ligase LUL4 isoform X1 — protein MGGSSSSRRRRDDYYPAPPLHHYSNYPPPPPPPHHHHHPPPPPPPHHHHHHGPPPPPPPHHGPSPSAAAYYYHHHHPPPPHAYHGPWHPAPQPPQPQRPALIGPPPEFVGHQQALKVKNDINLRKDTIRLVPDANDPDRRLVSFTFDAVTDGSLTIYYFAKEGKDCSFSSVYPDLQAPTKIPFQKGLDQKYVQPSGSGIDLGFFSLDELSDTTGEVFPLVVYAEACPSQEEGDDPVKSTRAQITLAVIEKHNNDLQVKVVKQILWIAGVRYELKEIFGIVNSTEADVPDADDDGMGKECVICLTEPRDTAVFPCRHLCMCSECAQALRLQSNKCPICRQPVEKLIEIKVRSSEP, from the exons ATGGgtggctcctcctccagccgccgccgtcgcgacGACTACTACCCGGCCCCGCCCCTCCACCACTACTCCAACtacccgccgcctccgccgccgccgcatcaccaccaccacccgcctcccccgccgccgccacaccaccaccaccaccatggccctccccctccgccgccgccgcaccacgggccctccccctccgccgcggcgtactactaccaccaccaccatccgCCGCCCCCGCACGCCTACCACGGCCCCTGGCATCCCGCGCCccagccgccgcagccgcagcgtcCTGCGCTGATAGGGCCCCCGCCGGAGTTCGTGGGGCACCAACAGGCGCTGAAGGTGAAGAACGATATCAACCTGCGGAAGGACACCATCCGGCTCGTGCCTGACGCCAACGACCCTGACCGCCGCCTCGTCTCCTTTACCTTCGACGCGGTCACCGATGGCAG TTTAACTATATATTACTTTGCCAAGGAAGGAAAAGACTGCAGTTTTTCTTCAGTGTATCCAGACTTGCAGGCACCAACAAAGATACCTTTCCAGAAAGGATTGGATCAAAAGTATGTCCAGCCCTCTGGATCTGGTATTGATTTGGGATTCTTTTCTCTGGATGAGCTTTCAGATACTACGGGGGAAGTATTCCCACTGGTAGTTTATGCAGAAGCGTGCCCATCTCAAGAGGAAGGTGATGATCCAGTAAAGTCCACCCGGGCACAAATTACTCTTGCTGTTATAGAGAAACATAACAATGACCTTCAAGTCAAAGTGGTCAAACAAATATTATGGATTGCCGGAGTGAGGTATGAACTAaaagaaatttttgggatTGTCAACTCCACGGAAGCTGATGTCCCTGATGCTGATGATGATGGAATGGGGAAAGAATGTGTAATTTGCTTGACGGAGCCAAGGGACACTGCTGTTTTTCCTTGCAGGCATTTG TGTATGTGCAGTGAATGTGCACAAGCTCTAAGGCTTCAGTCAAATAAATGCCCCATATGCAGACAGCCTGTTGAGAAGCTAATAGAGATCAAAGTTAGAAGTTCTGAACCATAA